CGCAGTTATCGGCCTGCTTGTCGCGACACTAACAGCGCAGGGGCTCGATTGTGACAGGCCTTCCGTTAATGCCGGACTGTTCGGCTTCAACGGGATTCTAGTTGGCGTCGCTTTGCCAACTTTTATTGCCGCGTCACCGCAGCTCTGGTTCTATATTATTGTGGGGTCAGCGGTTAGCTCAGTCATTACCTCCGCCTTCAGTGCAACCCTTACCAAAAGCTGGGGCATTCCGGGTTCGACAGGTCCTTTTGTCCTCACGGGCTGGCTGATGGTCGCGGGAGCCTATTCTTTTGGGTCACTCGCCGTAACCGGCGAGAGTGCGAAGCTGGTATCGGACTATGTGCAAGGTGCGACGACCATCCCCGCCAATATTGAGCTCGTTCAGATTTTCTTCCGCAATATTGGGCAGGTTTTCCTGCTGGGGAATGAGGTTAGTGGCGCGATCATTCTTATCGGCATCTTTATTGCCTCACGTCCTGCAGGCATCGCTGCCGCTCTGGGATCAGTGATCGCCATGAGCACAGCAATTTTCATGCGGGCCGAACCATCCGTTGTCATTCAGGGGCTATACGGTTTCAGCCCAGTTTTGACGGCTATCGCAGTAGGGGTGGTTTTCCTCAAAACTGACCGCAAAGTCATCGCATACGCCGTACTTGCGATCATTACGACAGTGTTTATTCAGGGTGCTTACGATGTGATCATGTCCCCAATGGGTATCCCGTCGTTTACAGCGCCATATGTACTAACAATGTATTTGTTTGTTGCGCCAAAGAAGCTCTTCGCGCCCCATCCACACCGCCCTGTCCAGCAACATATACTGACAGATAAGTAAGGTATCTGGATTATAACCGAGCAAGAATCTGAACTTCAGTTCTGAAGGAGTGCAATATGAACTCTATCAATGCGGGTGATACAGCCTTTATTCTAATCTGCACTGCACTCGTCTGTATGATGACACCCGCCCTCGCTTTGTTTTACGGTGGGCTAGTCAGACAGCGCGATGTACTGTCGATCATGATACAGAACTTCGTATGTATGGGCGTGGTTGGCTTGATCTGGGTATTTGGCGGCTTCAGCCTTGTATTCGGTCCAACGATAGGCGGCGTCATTGGCGATTTCACCACCTATTTTGGCATGTACCATGTAGGTATCGATCCGAATCCGGAGATTGCTCCAAACGTGCCTTTCATGATGGTTTTTGCATATCAGATGATGTTCGCGATCATTACGCCGGCGCTGATGACCGGTGCATTTGTCGGGCGCTTCAAATTCGGCGCTTATCTTTTCTTCATCACCTTGTGGACGATCCTCGTTTACCTTCCAGCCGCCCATTGGATTTGGGGGGGTGGCTTTCTTGCAAAACTGGGCGTCGTAGACTTTGCGGGCGGTATCGTCATTCACGTATCCGCAGGTTTCTCGGCTCTGGCCGCTGCAAAATATCTCGGTAAACGTAAATTTGCAGCGGGTGAGGCAGAATCCCAGCCTGCAAGTCTGCCACTGGTTGCCATCGGCGCTGGTCTTTTGTGGTTCGGCTGGTTCGGTTTTAACGCAGGCGGCGCTTACGCTGCAGATGCACTGGCTGCCTATGCGTTCACAAACACCATGCTCTCTGGCTCTGTTGCCATGCTGGTGTGGATGATTTGGGAGTGGAAGGAGTCCGGTCGGCCGTCCTTCTCCGGCGTTCTTGTGGGGGCAGTAACAGGTCTTGCAACTATCACTCCCGCCGCAGGTTATGTTGAACCTATCACCGCGCTGCTCATAGGTGCGATTGGCGCTTCGGCCTGCTTTAATGCGAAGTACGTCCAGAAGTGGCTGAAGATTGATGATACACTGGAGGTCTGGCGTGCACACGGCGTTGGTGGCATGACCGGCGCTATCCTGATTGGTATTACAGCCAGCTCCAGCATCAATGCGGTTTCGGCAAGCGCCTATCAACTCGGCGTTCAGGTGCTCGCCGTTGTGATCGTGGCCGCTTACGCGTGGATCATCACCAACATCCTTCTCAAAATCTTGGATGCTACCGGTCATTTGCGCGTTTCCGACGACATTCAGCGTGAAGGTCTAGATGACCAGCTTTATGGTGAGAATGCTTTTAATCTTTGGGGTATGAAAAAGCATATGGATAAGTAAAAAGTTATAAATCTCCCATACAATATGATTATATAGCCAGAGTAATTATGCTCTGGCTATATAACTTGCTAGGCGGAAAGTCGAAATACAATAATAATTCCGAGCTTGCGTATATCTTTGTTGCATCGCGAATTCTCCACAAGTAAGATGATTATAGGAAAAGATCATACTTCGGAGGGCGGGATGAAGTGGGCATGCGTTTTCCTCGGGGCGGTTGTGGGTCTGAGTGGGATTACATCAGTCGTTGCAGCACCAAAAAATACATTGGTTCTTGCAATTGGCGGTGAGCCAGAGAACGGTTTCGATCCAATGGCTGGTTGGGGCGGTTACGGTAACCCGCTTTTTCAATCAACGCTTTTACGCAGGGACGTTAATCTCGATACCCAGCCTGATCTTGCAACACAATGGAAGCTTTCGGACGACCATAAGATTTGGACCATCCAAATACGCGATGATGTTCGCTTCTCCAATGGTTCGCCGGTAACGGCGGATGATGTCGCTTTCACTTTCAATACTGCTAAAACCTCAGCCAATGCGATTGACATGAGTGTCATGGAAAAGGCCGAGGCGCTTGATAAAAACACTGTTCGTATTTCGCTCGCTAAGCCCTGGATTACTTTTGTAGAGGCTTTCTATACTCTCGGTATAGTTCCTGCTAATGCTTATGGCCCGGAATATGGTCGTCGACCTATCGGCTCCGGCCCATACAAGTTTGTTGCATGGAACGAAGGTGAACAGCTGATCGTTGAGCGAAATGACGCCTATTACGGCGAAAAGTCGCCATTCCAGAAAGTCACATTCCTGTTTACAGGCGCCGATGCTGGCCTGGCGGCGGCGAGTGCTGGTTCGGTTGATATGGTAGCGGTACCTTCCCAGCTTGCAGATGCCGTTCCAAATGGCTTCAAGGCCGTGTCGGTTCAAACTGTCGATAATCGTGGCATCAGTTTGCCTCTTATAAAACCGAAAGTGATTGACGGTCGTAAAATCGGCAATGATGTCACGTCTGATTTGGCAATTCGGAAAGCCATTAATCAAGGTCTAGATCGCGAGCTTATCGTTGATGTGGCGTTGCATGGCCATGGAACGCCGGCTTTCGGCCCGGCCGACGGGCTTCCATGGTCGGGAAAATCGGATCAGATCGAGTTTAAACTTGATGGCGCGAAGGCTATACTTGATGAAGCTGGATGGGTTGTTAGCAGTGATGGTACGCGTGTCAAGGACGGTATACGGGCTGCTTTCCCTATCAACTATCCTGCAAGCGATGCGACACGGCAAGCATTGGCTGAAACTGCAGCCGAATTGCTTCGCCCACTCGGTATTGACGCAACACCGCGCGGCGCAAGCTGGGACGCCATCGGGCGTGTGATGAATTCCGAGCCAGTAATGTTTGGCTTCGGCAGCCATTCACCATACCAGCTTTACAGTCTTTTTGCTGAAAAACTCGCTGGCGTTGAATATATGAACCCGAGCTTTTACGCTAATCCGGACGTCGAAATTCTGTTCGAAAAGGCACAAGGGGCAGAGAGTCTGGAGGCATCATTGCCGTACTGGTCTAAAGCAGCGGATCACTACGGCTTAAAGGGAGATAATGCATGGGCATGGCTCGTCAATTTTGACCACGTCTATCTCGTAAATAAGTGTCTCGATCTCGGCCAAACCCAGATTGAGCCGCATGGTCACGGCTGGCCGATTACCGCAACAATCGCCAATTGGCGGTGGATCTGCGAGTGACGGTTCACATCCTGGCCCTGATCGCGCAGCGGCTGTTGCGTCTATGTGCGTTGATCGCCGTGGTAGCTCTCGCTCTGTTTGTCTTGTTGAAAGCGTCGCCATTTGATCCGGTTAATGCGTATCTTGGCCCTGCGATCGCGTATGTCGGACCAGAGCAAAAAATGCAGATCGCTGCTATCTGGGGATTTGACCGACCACTCCATGAGCAATTTCTGCACTGGAGCGGTAATATTCTCACCGGCGATCTTGGCTATAGCATTACCTATAATACATCCGTCAGTGAGGCTTTGAGCAGCCGCATCTGGATATCGCTAACCCTGACCGGTTTGGCGTGGCTATTGTCCGGTGTACTTGGCTTTGGTCTCGGACTTATTTCAGCCGCTTGGGAAGGTCGATGGATCGACCGCATGATAAGGCTCTATTGCTATGTTCTTGCCGCCACTCCGACATTCTGGCTCGGCATGCTCATGCTTGCGCTATTTTCCGTACAGCTTGGGTGGACACCAATATGCTGTGCGGGGCCGATTGGGGTTCCTTCCGATCAGGTAACATTTGTTGAACGCATTCAACATCTGGTCCTGCCATTGTCTGCATTGACCCTCTTTGGTGTGGCCCAGATTGCTTTGCACTCGCGCGCCAAACTCATGGAAGTTTTGCAATCTGACTACATTATTTTTGCCCGTGCTCAAGGTGCGACCCAAACGGATATTATCCTGCGACACGGTATTCGCAATGCTGCTTTGCCAGCCCTTACTGTTCTATTTGCGTCGATTGGCGAGATATTTGGTGGAGCCATTCTGGCAGAACAAGTTTTTTCTTGGCCAGGCCTTGGACGCGCCACTGTGGAGGCAGGTATCCGCGGCGATGTCGCACTGCTTCTCGCCATTGCGATACTGACAACAGTGATAGTCTCGACGGGAAATATGATTGCCGATCTTTTATACCGTTTCGCTGATCCGCGCTTGAAAGAGGGATTATGAGAAAAATCTCCTTCAATGGGCGAATACGGGCACTGTTAAGCACGCTTTTCGCCCTGACTATTATCACAACTCTCGCTTTGTCTGCCTGGCTCTACGGCGATGTAGGGATAAGGGCAGATTTCGCAGTAAGGAATATGCCCCCCTCCTTTTCCCAATGGTTTGGAACCGACCAGATGGGGCGTGATATGTTCGCGCGGACCATGCACGGGCTGACACTGAGTCTAAGAGTCGGGATTCTAGCTGCAAGCCTTTCTGTTATCATTGCACTTGTTGTCGTGTTGCTCTCGGGTTTTGGTAAAGTGACAGATGCTCTCTGCGCATTTGTCATTGATGGAATGTTGTCGATGCCGCATCTAGTGTTACTTATTCTGATCAGTTTTGCTTTAGGCGGTGGCACTGGCGCTGTGATCATTGCAGTTGCGGTCTCTCACTGGCCACGTTTTGCTCGAATTTTGCGTGCTGAGCTTCTTCAGGTTCGGGCAGCGCGTTGGGTCGAAGCATCGCGGAGCTTTGGTAAGTCACACAGCTTTATTCTCCTCAACCACATCCTGCCGCACCTGTTACCGCAGATGCTGGTTGGATTTTTACTGATGTTTCCACATGCCATATTGCACGAGGCTGGCCTGACATTCATCGGTTTCGGCCTGGAGCCTTCGAGGCCCGCCATTGGGATTATGTTGTCGGATGCGATGAAAAACATCATGGGGGGACGCTGGTGGCTCGCGCTTTTCCCAGGATTGGCTTTGTTGATTATGGTGTTGTGCTTCGATGTGATTGCCACCGGTATACGACGGCTCACTAATCCAAGAGAGGCTCAGATCTGATGTTGGAATTAACAAAACTTTCCGTTTCGTTCAGCCGGTACACCGGGCTTTTCCGGCAAGAGCGCATCGCTCGCTTGTCGGATATAGACCTTAACGTTGCTCAAGGTGAGATTGTGGCACTGATCGGGCATTCAGGGGCCGGGAAAAGTATATTGGCGCATGCCATTCTTGGGCTTTTGCCACCCAATGCTATGGTTGAGGGCAGCGTGTATTTTCAGAGTTCATTGTTGACTGAACCGGTCCTTATGAAAAAACGCGGCCGTGAAATTGCTTTTCTTCCGCAACAAACTACTTACCTTGACCCAACAGCTGATACCGGGTCTCTTATAAGCTGGGCGGCGCGACGCGCCGGTAAAACGCCGCAGATTAAAGCTCGTCTAGAACAAGTAGGACTAAGTTCTGAAGTTGCTAGCTTATATCCCCATCAGCTTTCTGGGGGCATGGCGCGGCGCATTTTGATGGCACAAGCCACTGCGGGCGGACCTGCCCTGTTAATTGCAGACGAGCCAACCGCCGGTTTGGACCCGCTCAATTGTGATACGATCCTTCAACAATTGCGGAAGCAGGCTGATAATGGCGGTGCAGTGTTACTCATAACGCATGATCTTGTTTCGGTATTTCCCTATGCTGACCGGATAGCAATTCTCAACGAAGGTAAAATTTGCTGTGTGGCCCCAGTTTCAGCTTTTAGCGGTGCAGGTGAGAAGCTGAATTCCCGATATGCACAATCGATGTGGCGTGCATTGCCGCAGAACGGTTTTAACGCATATGCTTGAAGCAAGAAATATTAGCGTATTGTTCGGGAAGGCAACTGTCTTTTCAAACCTTTCAATGAGTGTAAAGCCAGGCGAGATTTATTGTGTTTCGGGCCCGTCGGGATGCGGAAAAACCACTTTGGGGCGGATTTTGGCCGGATTGCGTCGACCTGATTCAGGTGAAGTTACGCTCGATAACCAACGATCTGATTTGCACCACTGGTGGCCCGTACAATATCTGCATCAGTCTCCACTCTCCGCTATGAATCCGCGATGGCGTATCGGAAAAGTGATTAGAGAGCCTGGAGCGGTTGACCCGGAATTAGAGCGTGCGTTGGGTGTTCAAAGAGATTGGGCTGAACGATATCCGCATGAGTTGTCTGGAGGGCAATTACAACGTGTTTCGATACTGCGTGCCCTTGGTGCGAAGCCACGCTATTTGATCGCAGACGAGATTACTTCTGCCCTCGATCCGGTCGCTCAAGCTCAGATCTGGCATTTTTTGCTGGCCTTTGCCAACAAACTCCAAGTTGGCATATTGGCGATAAGCCACGATGAGGGGCTCCTCGCTACAATTGGAAATAAACAGCCCGGATTAAGGCTTGGTTGATAAGCTCATAACGCTTGGCGGCGATGATAAGATCAACAGTTCCTTTTCAAATTAACGCGATGCAACTGGCACCCAATTCACCAGCCATGATCGCAGTGGTTAGAGTGATAGTCACCCTCGTTTGCAGGAAGCTTCATTTTGCTGAGTATACTGTTCTCCTGCGGGCACGCCTTATTGGAACTTATTCGAAGGCACGAGGCGTCATAAACGTTACCGGCTGACAGCCCTTGTTCCAGCGCCAACTTTGAACAAACCGAAATTCAACGGCTGCTGCACCCGAGGAGCAGGCCATGTCGTGCGGAGTAAAGTGGGACGAAGACGTGCTGTTCCATGTCGATCTGGTATTTATCCACTTCCCAAATGCACAGTATTTGGTTGGTCTATTTTGCTGCTTGGTCTCGAGGCCCTACCATGCTCAGCATAACTGTTGACTAATTGCCCCGACGCTACCCTCATACTCAATTTCATTTCACGATGAGGTATTTCGTCGAAATAGATCAAATTGCCGCTGCCAATCGCATGAATGTGCTACCGACAGGACGAAGGTAATAGTGCAAAAATGAATCAACTTTAAGAAGAACAGTTTTTGATGATCACTCCCGTAGCGACTGATTTATTCGCTATTGGCAGACGTGTTTATGTGAAGTGCAACTATTCTGAGTTGACTTGGTCGGCTTTCCATTCGCCAAGGTCTACATTGTAGGCCACTAAAAGTCCGATGCATATAAAAGCAACGACTACGCTCAACGAAATATGCATTCTTTTCAATTTCATGTCCTGCTCTCAGCTCACTGTACCCAGCGGTTTTCTTCCAGTATATACACAGCTAGTTCCTTACAATCAATCTGGCAGCGATATTTTGGAAAGGCCCGCTGATCCTTTGAGAAAGATGCATTGAAGATCAGTCCCAACGTGTTGCAACCGATGTTGACAGTAATACTTTTTTCATCCGGGAGCTACGCTCGGCGTCTGCTGTTATCAAGATTGTGAGAGATATTTGACCGTTTCTTTCCTCTGGCGATATCATGGATATTGATACGACAGATGGTGTTAATATGAGCCCTCTGACTCTGTTCACAAACGCTTCAGTGTAATGCCAAGCTTTGAAGGACCGTAGCGATTTCAAACCGCATATAGCCGGCCAGTACGGCTCAACCTCCGAGACGAGCAGAATCGAACTGCACACCCCCAGGGATTTTCGCGCCGGATAATGCTGCCCACAATGATTGGATAAACTTTCCCTTTTGCCAACGTTCAGAAATCGGTCGTCTGTTTAATCCGACGATTTGAATTGTTACATGCTTGTAGCGTTGATCATACAGTCGCTGTTGGCTCAAACGATCAAGTGCGGCGTAGTCCAGAGTCCCGGTTGCTGAAGACAATTTGCAGAACGGCCTTCATCCACACGCTCTCCCGCAATTGTATAAAATGTCTTCGAATGCGGCTTTCAAAAGGAAGGGTGCGCGGATGGTTTAACTTTCCCAGCGCTTTTTGAGCATCCCCGGCAAATGCAGCTGGATTATATACACCAGCAAGGCTGCTGCCCATCCGAACATCAAGATACCGCTGGCTCCTGTGATAGGTCCGAACAGACGCGTTCGAGCGATTTGACTGAGGTCTCCGGATCCTAGCGTCGTGTAATTCAACATTGCTGTATAAAAGGCATCGCCATAGTTATCGACTAGGCCCATATGATAATATGTCAGCGCCCATATTGTCACACAGCAGCATAGGCAGATAAAAAGTATAATATATAAGCTGATCAGCGATACAACCAAGAATATTACTCTATTCTCGTTGAGTTTACTGCCAAGCAGATGAACGAATAGGTAGACGCAAAGGGTTGCGAGCAAGTGAACCAGCATCACGACGATTCCCACTGTCGAGCCAACAATAAAATCTGTAAGCATAGTATCCCCGTTCCAAAGCCTGACATCTGGTGCTAATTAGAGAATATCTATTAAAGGGCCGTTTAAGCTGAGCCATCTCTTGGAATTTATTCAGCGCCATTCTTGCGGTAGCGCTGGAGAAGATCGTGTCGTAAGATCTCTGGTGTTTTTGAATCGAGTGCTGAATTGGCAGTGTTTTTGGACCTTTTTTAGAGCAATCATTCAATTCCGTTGAGGTTTTCGTAAGCGCGATCGTCGCAAGGTTTGATGTTTGAGAGACGAACGCATTTGTCGAGCTACAAATAATTGTCGCCCCAATATGTGTCACCCCGTGCCTGTTGGGCGAATATCACTCTGCCCCTGTCAGATCGAGAAAAATCCGCGCTGGAAATTGACTGCCAGAGTCTGTCTCCTCGAGTTGAAATTAGATAATGGAGGCGCCGACGCTGTGTTGCCATTGGTCGGCTGCTGCTAGCTCGACGAATTTTACAGAACGATGGTATGTGTGACTAGATCGTTTAGCGCGGAAATCAGCCTTCAATCAAATTAAGTGCGTCATACAACCAAGTAACCGTAAGTGAAAAATAAGTGTCACGTATAGTTCTTAGGAAAGAATTTTCGAACACAGAAGTCAATAAGGGTGATAACTTGCATTCATCGAATGCGGTCACAACTGTTTCTATTGGCGTGGAGGGGCTCAATGGTGCCATTGGATATACTGTGGGTTGGCCTCGGAGGGGGGCTTGGGTCGTTATTTAGGTGGTGGGTGGGTGCGCTTGCTGGTGAATGCTACAAGGGCAAATTCCCGCTCGGAACATTCTTGATCAATGTCACTGGTGCTTTTTCAATCGGCTTTCTGTCTGTTTTGTTCACAGTGCAGTGGTACGATCGCTTTGGCGATTTATTGAGGGCTGGGGTACTAACTGGTTTCCTTGGTGGGTATACAACGTTCAGCTCGATGCAACTTGATGCAGTTAAGTTAGCGCGCGAGCATTACGAAAGCTTGGCAGTTATTTATCTCCTGGGGTCTGTGCTTCTCGGCTTGGCCGCAGCGGCGTTCGGAGCGCTTCTTGCAAACTTGATTGGGTGAGGGAACTGCGATGATGAACACAATCATTCTCGTATTCGTCGGAGGCGCCGTCGGTGCTATGGTCCGAGAATTTCTAATGTTGGGTATACCGAACCTTTCAGAAGGTTTTCCAATATCCGTCCTGGTTGCGAATGTTGCCGCCTCGTTTCTACTCGGGCTCTCAACTAGTCTTTATAAGAAAGGTTCACTCAGCGAAGACGTGAACACATTGGTCTCAACCGGTATTATGGGTGGGCTTTCTACGTTCTCCACCTTCGTTTACGGTGCCTATGTTCTCATGGCTGGAGGAGCGGCAAATATGGTGTCAGCGTCGTTATATTTACTGATTTCGGTTGTAATGGGTTATCTCGCAATCCTTCTTGGATTGCGATTGGGAGGCAAATCTTCAGTTTGAAGATATAAGTTAGAGCTAAGAACATCGAAAACGGACACACGAACCACGTAGTCTAGAAAAGAGATTTATGGCAAGCGTTTATTTAGGCTCATCCAGGTCCGGAATGTAAGTTACAGGACTTCACTGCTATTCCTTCTTTTGTACTCTCTTCAGAAGGAAAGTCACTCATATTCCTCCAAGCTAATATCGACCTTTCGGTTACTCGTTAAATGCATTGGAAGAAAGAAAACATAAACTTCTGTGTAATTTATTCAGCTATAAATAAAAGAAATTATATAAATTAAAGAAAGTAGCCTTTCTTTTTGATTTAAATTCAGAAATATTGGAAGAATACCTGTTCTATTTATACGTATGCCAAATAGTAGGGTCTTATTCTCTGTGCGTCAGGTGTCTTCTTTTGGGTGCCGTTAACTTAGCCCATTGTCTGTGATCACTACCTTTCAGGCGAGCGCCGCGGTTCAGTACAAGCGCAGCTTGGTGCGCATACCCTGAGGCCTGTTGGACTCTCGGAACATGCAAGCGATGTGGCAGGTCGCTTCGAATTTGACGTAGCCTTGCTGGATATCAATATTGCCGCCGCGTTAACTCCATGGGCACTTTCGTTCTCAACCCGTTGGTTCGCGAAGGAGAACCCAACGGCTTCGTCGAAATAAATCACTGATATGGCCCCGTGGTCGCCTCTATCGGCAACGAGCCACCGGTCTTCGTCGACTGTTGCACGGGTCCGTTCAAATGAACAGGGTACGCGAGCCGTCTTAGCCGTCGACCGAATGTAGTGGCAACAAGGTTTTCATCTTTTCACGCGGATTGGATTTGATTAAATGCATGCTGCGCAGCGGAAGGAAGTTTGGTCGCATCCAGTTGCGCTGCCCCGGGATGTTGGGAGACGTGCCGGGGCTTTTGACATTTTCTCAGAATACCTCCCGCTCCTGAGTTCCAGCTGGTCACTGACAATCCGGGTTAATTTCGTCGGTGCGCTTAGTAAGCTACCATTCGCTCGGATCCTCCATCTATCGAACGTCGCAGAAATAATCGAAAGTTAGGGATGACCGGTTTTTGTCTCGATGGTAAAAATAATCTGTTGAACAGAAATGGGGCGAAGATGGGAGGAAAAATCATGGACGAGAATAGCTTCCACAAATCTAGTAAGTTACAATCGCTCCTTATTGATGGAAAGCAAGCCGCGACAACGTCAGCCCGGGCTCCAGAAACAATAGACGTGGTCGACCGCCTGCCCAGTTTACAGTTTGCCGCAATTGCACTGGCGTGCGGCGTAGGCACTGTCTTTTTTATTACGAACGTTCTCTAGATTTCAGCACTTTTCGAAAGGCATTGGGAAATGCGATCATTCTTGGTCTCATCGTCCTAGATTTTGCGCGACTTGACCCGTTATAGCTATTTAATTTGCATCCCTTAAGGATCGTCGAAAAGGGCAGTGGGCCATAAATAATAGTGGCCCATGACGCATATGCTTCCGGTTTAAAGACAGTCACGCGCTGATGTTGAAATTGCTGTTGTCATTGAGGGTGAGCGACGATGTCAGTCCTACATCCCAGACAGATTCGAAAAGGAGAAGTGGAAGTGCGGGAAATGGGGTGCCGTGCAATATTGCGCGGTGATCGCCTAATATTGCAATGAGGTCAAAAGCTTCCCACTGACCAATAGCAGGAATGGCTCCCCTAAGGGGGCCATTCCGCTTTGCAGAGATGGCATTTAGCTTATCGCTTCCTGCGATAGCTTGGTGGGGCCGAGCGTTCCCCTGTCAGGCCTTGAACTGCTGAGTCCCGCCCATCCAGGTCTCACTCACCTTGATCTTAGAGATCTTTGCGTCCTTTTTTGTAGGATCTTGCTCTAGGATCGCAAAATCTGCGAATTTTCCATTTTGTAACGATCCAATATCTTCGTCCATATGACATTGCCAAGCTGCGTCAATTGTTACAGCACGCAAAGCAGCTTCGACCGGGATACACTCATTGGCAAAGAAGACGTCTCCGCCCTCATTCATCACACGTGTGACGGCGTCTTCAACATACCGCAACGGTTCAATAGGCGTCACGTTCCAATCTGAATGCAGTGATATTTTCAAACCGGCCGCGAGTGCCGACGCACAAGGATCGTAGAATTGAGCACGTTCAGGACCTAAAATTCGATCCCGGAACGCTTTGCCCCACCAACGGATATGACCTATGAGGAAAGAAGGCGAGACGCCCATATCCTTCATGCGTTTCATCTGATCAGGGTGAAACACGCTACAATGCTCAATCCGATGACGTAGCGGGCTATCTGCGTTCTTGCCTAGCGTTGTTTCATACGCATCTAGCACCATATCGATTGCTGCATCGCCATTTGCATGAACGCCAACCTGCCACCCGCCCGCATGAGCGCGGCGGATCACCTCGGTGACTTGTTCGAGAGTGTAATTGAGCGCTCCGCGTGAATTCGATCCCAGATAATTCTCCCTTTGAAAGCCCGTCTGAGCCTGATTGGAACCATCAGCCCAAGCCTTTATCCCATCGACCCGGAAAATATCGTCTCCACGCCCTGGCTTGATCCCTTCTTTTTCCCACTCGTCCATTATCGTTGAGACCAACATACCGCGATAGCGAACAGGGGAAGTGCCGTCGGCAAATACTGCATCCAGGAGTTGGAGATCTTTTGCGCCTGCCATGATGCCAATGCCGCAGTCGTGAAGCATGGTGCAGCCAACCGAGCTTGCCTGGGTCAAAAGCTGTTTCACACGCCCGACCATCTCAACTGCGTCGGGAGAGGGCATAGCCGTCAGGAATTCTTGCTGCGCTGCCATCTCCTCAATACGCCCGGTTAGATTTCCGCTGCTATCTCGCACGAAGCGAGCACCAGAAGGATCAGACGTATTGCGAGTAATACCGGCTGCCTTGAATGCGGCACTATTGGCGTAAGCTATATGGCCATTGCTCTCCTGCATGAAGAAGGGATTGTTGGGAGCCAGTTCATCCAGTTCTGCAAGCGTGGGTATCTTAGCGCCGCTTGTGATGCTGGCGTCAAATTGCTGAGCACGAACCCACTCTCCGGCTTTCGCATCAGCCACGCCTTTACGGAGCTTTGCCCAAACAGTTGCATAATCTGGCGTGGAGATTGGGCTGACGTCAATCCAGTCCTGAAATGCAGTGAATACAAAATGCATGTGTGGATCGATCAATCCCGGCATTAAAGTGCGGCCTTCGAGATCGACTACTCGAGCGCCCGCCCGTATTGAAGCTTGCACAGCTTCTGCCGTCCCAACAGCTAGAATTCGATTGTCGCGTATTGCGACGGCCTCCGCACGCGATTGCGATTGATCCATCGTAAAAATGGTGCCGTTCTTGAAAATTATGTCCTGCACACCGTTTGACGATGTTTGCGCTTGCGCGCTTTCCGTCGTCGAGCAGGCAAACGCTGTGGCAGCTGCGCCGGCGCCAAGAAACTTCAGAAAATCCCGGCGTGAAGCCATGGATTGAAGATAAGAAACCA
This genomic stretch from Ochrobactrum sp. BTU1 harbors:
- a CDS encoding ABC transporter permease translates to MRKISFNGRIRALLSTLFALTIITTLALSAWLYGDVGIRADFAVRNMPPSFSQWFGTDQMGRDMFARTMHGLTLSLRVGILAASLSVIIALVVVLLSGFGKVTDALCAFVIDGMLSMPHLVLLILISFALGGGTGAVIIAVAVSHWPRFARILRAELLQVRAARWVEASRSFGKSHSFILLNHILPHLLPQMLVGFLLMFPHAILHEAGLTFIGFGLEPSRPAIGIMLSDAMKNIMGGRWWLALFPGLALLIMVLCFDVIATGIRRLTNPREAQI
- a CDS encoding ammonium transporter, with the translated sequence MNSINAGDTAFILICTALVCMMTPALALFYGGLVRQRDVLSIMIQNFVCMGVVGLIWVFGGFSLVFGPTIGGVIGDFTTYFGMYHVGIDPNPEIAPNVPFMMVFAYQMMFAIITPALMTGAFVGRFKFGAYLFFITLWTILVYLPAAHWIWGGGFLAKLGVVDFAGGIVIHVSAGFSALAAAKYLGKRKFAAGEAESQPASLPLVAIGAGLLWFGWFGFNAGGAYAADALAAYAFTNTMLSGSVAMLVWMIWEWKESGRPSFSGVLVGAVTGLATITPAAGYVEPITALLIGAIGASACFNAKYVQKWLKIDDTLEVWRAHGVGGMTGAILIGITASSSINAVSASAYQLGVQVLAVVIVAAYAWIITNILLKILDATGHLRVSDDIQREGLDDQLYGENAFNLWGMKKHMDK
- a CDS encoding ABC transporter substrate-binding protein — translated: MKWACVFLGAVVGLSGITSVVAAPKNTLVLAIGGEPENGFDPMAGWGGYGNPLFQSTLLRRDVNLDTQPDLATQWKLSDDHKIWTIQIRDDVRFSNGSPVTADDVAFTFNTAKTSANAIDMSVMEKAEALDKNTVRISLAKPWITFVEAFYTLGIVPANAYGPEYGRRPIGSGPYKFVAWNEGEQLIVERNDAYYGEKSPFQKVTFLFTGADAGLAAASAGSVDMVAVPSQLADAVPNGFKAVSVQTVDNRGISLPLIKPKVIDGRKIGNDVTSDLAIRKAINQGLDRELIVDVALHGHGTPAFGPADGLPWSGKSDQIEFKLDGAKAILDEAGWVVSSDGTRVKDGIRAAFPINYPASDATRQALAETAAELLRPLGIDATPRGASWDAIGRVMNSEPVMFGFGSHSPYQLYSLFAEKLAGVEYMNPSFYANPDVEILFEKAQGAESLEASLPYWSKAADHYGLKGDNAWAWLVNFDHVYLVNKCLDLGQTQIEPHGHGWPITATIANWRWICE
- a CDS encoding ABC transporter permease; the protein is MIAQRLLRLCALIAVVALALFVLLKASPFDPVNAYLGPAIAYVGPEQKMQIAAIWGFDRPLHEQFLHWSGNILTGDLGYSITYNTSVSEALSSRIWISLTLTGLAWLLSGVLGFGLGLISAAWEGRWIDRMIRLYCYVLAATPTFWLGMLMLALFSVQLGWTPICCAGPIGVPSDQVTFVERIQHLVLPLSALTLFGVAQIALHSRAKLMEVLQSDYIIFARAQGATQTDIILRHGIRNAALPALTVLFASIGEIFGGAILAEQVFSWPGLGRATVEAGIRGDVALLLAIAILTTVIVSTGNMIADLLYRFADPRLKEGL
- the yut gene encoding urea transporter produces the protein MAEKKNNFPLACLRGSGQVFFMENAFTGLLFLIAIAYASYATGVWATTIGAVIGLLVATLTAQGLDCDRPSVNAGLFGFNGILVGVALPTFIAASPQLWFYIIVGSAVSSVITSAFSATLTKSWGIPGSTGPFVLTGWLMVAGAYSFGSLAVTGESAKLVSDYVQGATTIPANIELVQIFFRNIGQVFLLGNEVSGAIILIGIFIASRPAGIAAALGSVIAMSTAIFMRAEPSVVIQGLYGFSPVLTAIAVGVVFLKTDRKVIAYAVLAIITTVFIQGAYDVIMSPMGIPSFTAPYVLTMYLFVAPKKLFAPHPHRPVQQHILTDK